In Chryseobacterium gleum, a single genomic region encodes these proteins:
- a CDS encoding alkaline phosphatase family protein, translating to MKTKLFSMAVVMSCFLGAQTKKVLFIGIDGCRADVMMSTPTPNIQNLISQSIYSIDGLCAATTWSGNGWSTMLTGVWHTKHNVQDNNFTSPNYVNYPDFLTRAETYNPALRTISLAHWSPINDKIIQTADVKTNLATDLAVKNAAVTALQNDNPDILFVDFDDVDHAGHSYGFSSTVSQYVNSIKTTDSYIGEIVTAMKNRPSYNNEDWLVVLTTDHGAIESSHGGGNLTERNIFTVYSNSGFTPQQISKTVLESNKTFNQLNFPAGTYAKPANQTPFNFGANQDFTIEFWVKPNAAYSSDPVMISNKNWANGKNKGFVFSGYSGQTFKMNIGDGTNRIDLVGGKVETNKWKHIAASFDRDGLVTLYEDGVPVTFAKMNTIGNIDSGLPLTLNQDGTNAYGINLAASYKDIRIWKSALPNDVIVNWANQDITTSHPYYSQLLANWKCNGTSGTTLTDSGPNANHMTVTGSPTYNAGTVNNFKVYDYTSTTRETDHFPTVLNWLCIPVQSSWGIDGVNRIPACSKEILAAKETKAIADDFKIYPNPASTFIGVQYQSEDKEIKAEIIDSRGSNVLTTHLKSSRGFYDEKINIGNLPAGVYFIKINGSKKSLTKTFIKK from the coding sequence ATGAAAACAAAACTATTCTCAATGGCTGTTGTAATGAGCTGTTTCCTTGGAGCTCAGACCAAAAAAGTTCTTTTTATCGGAATTGACGGATGCCGTGCAGATGTCATGATGTCTACCCCTACACCAAACATTCAAAACCTCATCAGTCAGTCCATTTATTCTATTGACGGGCTTTGTGCCGCCACTACCTGGAGTGGAAACGGGTGGAGCACCATGCTGACGGGTGTATGGCACACCAAACACAATGTTCAAGACAATAATTTTACCAGCCCGAACTATGTCAATTATCCGGATTTTTTAACAAGGGCAGAGACTTATAACCCGGCTCTAAGAACAATTTCTCTGGCTCATTGGTCGCCTATCAACGATAAAATCATCCAAACGGCTGATGTAAAAACCAATCTGGCAACGGATCTTGCCGTTAAAAATGCAGCTGTCACGGCTTTACAGAATGATAATCCGGATATTCTCTTTGTAGATTTTGATGATGTGGACCATGCCGGGCATTCTTATGGATTCTCATCCACTGTTTCTCAATATGTCAATTCTATTAAGACTACGGACTCTTATATTGGAGAAATTGTAACCGCTATGAAAAACAGACCTTCTTATAACAATGAAGACTGGCTGGTTGTATTAACCACAGATCATGGAGCGATCGAAAGTTCTCATGGAGGTGGAAATCTTACCGAAAGAAATATTTTCACGGTATATTCCAATTCTGGATTTACACCGCAACAGATCAGCAAGACTGTTCTGGAATCCAATAAAACATTCAATCAGTTGAATTTCCCGGCGGGAACTTATGCAAAGCCAGCCAATCAGACTCCTTTTAATTTTGGAGCTAATCAGGATTTCACCATCGAGTTTTGGGTAAAGCCCAATGCAGCTTACTCCAGTGATCCGGTGATGATCAGTAATAAAAACTGGGCGAACGGAAAAAATAAAGGATTTGTTTTCTCAGGTTATTCAGGGCAGACTTTCAAAATGAATATTGGAGATGGAACTAACAGAATTGACCTTGTAGGTGGAAAAGTAGAAACCAATAAATGGAAACATATTGCAGCAAGCTTTGACAGAGATGGCCTTGTAACATTATATGAAGATGGTGTTCCTGTGACTTTTGCCAAAATGAATACGATCGGAAATATTGATTCCGGACTTCCTCTAACATTAAATCAGGATGGAACGAATGCTTACGGAATTAATCTGGCGGCTTCTTATAAAGATATAAGAATCTGGAAATCGGCTCTTCCCAATGATGTGATCGTGAATTGGGCGAACCAGGATATTACAACTTCGCATCCTTATTATTCTCAATTATTAGCCAACTGGAAGTGTAATGGAACTTCAGGAACTACATTGACAGACTCTGGTCCAAACGCCAATCATATGACTGTGACAGGTTCTCCTACTTATAATGCGGGTACAGTGAATAATTTTAAAGTGTATGATTACACCTCAACGACAAGAGAAACGGATCATTTCCCTACGGTATTGAACTGGCTTTGTATTCCGGTGCAATCTTCATGGGGAATAGATGGAGTGAATAGAATTCCGGCATGTTCCAAAGAAATATTGGCAGCAAAAGAAACGAAAGCAATCGCTGATGATTTTAAAATTTATCCGAATCCTGCTTCTACCTTCATTGGAGTCCAGTATCAATCTGAAGATAAGGAAATTAAAGCTGAAATCATAGACAGTAGAGGTTCAAATGTTTTAACAACCCATTTAAAGTCTTCAAGAGGTTTTTACGATGAAAAAATCAATATTGGAAATCTTCCGGCTGGTGTATATTTCATTAAAATCAATGGAAGTAAAAAGTCATTAACCAAGACATTCATCAAGAAATAA
- a CDS encoding GNAT family N-acetyltransferase, whose protein sequence is MNDSKNEVNIIAYEPQYKEAFKALNEEWIKTFFVMEAGDYKLLDHPEEEILNKGGHIAFALLDGEVVGTCALVKTEDHPLTFELSKMAVSPKAQGKKLGYLLGNALVEKAKELKAEKVFLVTNSILVPAIKLYEKLGFIHTPIGHAEYDRADVRMELIFNT, encoded by the coding sequence ATGAATGATAGTAAAAATGAAGTAAACATTATAGCCTATGAACCTCAGTATAAAGAAGCCTTCAAAGCTTTGAATGAAGAATGGATCAAAACATTTTTTGTGATGGAAGCAGGAGATTATAAACTGCTGGATCATCCGGAAGAAGAGATTTTAAATAAAGGAGGACATATAGCCTTTGCTTTGCTGGATGGAGAAGTTGTAGGAACCTGCGCATTGGTAAAAACAGAAGATCATCCTCTTACTTTTGAACTGTCAAAAATGGCAGTAAGTCCTAAAGCGCAAGGAAAAAAACTAGGCTATCTGCTGGGAAATGCCTTAGTAGAAAAAGCAAAAGAATTAAAGGCAGAAAAAGTTTTTCTAGTCACCAATTCTATCCTTGTTCCGGCTATTAAGTTGTATGAAAAGCTGGGCTTTATCCATACCCCTATCGGTCATGCTGAGTACGACCGTGCAGATGTCAGAATGGAATTGATTTTCAATACATAA
- a CDS encoding PLP-dependent aminotransferase family protein: MSKDVLYLKIANSVTEQIKSETLQFGDRLPSLRSAQKLYNVSLNTIKQAYMELESRSLVESRPKYGYYVSQTSQRKLALPSVTQMKVSEGKNTPQDLIDKVFGSIGGTDVTQFALGIPGKSLLPVAKMKKCMIDVMKRKSDSGTNYEPVQGSEVLRREIAKWSMVMEGKITEDDLVITSGAMNAVYNCLMAVTQPGDSVAVESPVYFGILQAIQLLGLKAVEIPTHPITGVDLDALKKVLPKLSACCFVVNYNNPLGFQMPDENKKELVKMLTEHNVPLVEDDVYGNIYFGAGRPKPCKFYDEAGIVMWVGSVSKTLAPGFRVGWVAPGKFKEKIIRQKLVQTVSGPSLFSDVIADFLAHGRYDHHLRMFRKKLYANYLQIQKSVIEYFPDNTKISEPKGGFMLWLELDKRICTEDLYDLAVSQKVNFAPGRIFSQYNQYQNCMRLNYALEWTDRVENDLEKLGKMIKNRI, translated from the coding sequence ATGTCTAAAGATGTTCTGTACCTTAAAATAGCCAATTCTGTCACAGAGCAGATTAAAAGCGAAACCCTGCAGTTTGGAGACAGGCTGCCTTCATTGAGAAGTGCCCAGAAATTATATAATGTAAGTCTGAATACTATAAAACAAGCGTATATGGAACTGGAGAGCCGCTCTCTGGTAGAATCACGTCCCAAATATGGATATTATGTAAGCCAGACTTCCCAGCGAAAACTGGCGCTGCCTTCTGTGACACAGATGAAGGTTTCTGAAGGTAAAAATACCCCTCAGGATTTGATTGACAAGGTGTTCGGAAGTATAGGAGGGACAGATGTCACACAATTTGCGCTTGGAATTCCCGGTAAAAGTCTTCTTCCGGTAGCCAAGATGAAAAAATGCATGATTGATGTGATGAAAAGGAAAAGTGACAGCGGTACCAATTACGAACCCGTGCAGGGAAGCGAAGTGCTGCGCCGGGAAATCGCCAAATGGTCAATGGTTATGGAGGGGAAAATCACAGAAGATGATTTGGTGATCACTTCCGGAGCGATGAATGCCGTTTATAATTGCTTAATGGCCGTGACACAACCAGGAGATTCGGTCGCGGTAGAAAGTCCCGTGTATTTCGGAATTCTTCAGGCCATTCAATTATTGGGACTGAAGGCAGTAGAAATTCCTACGCATCCGATTACAGGAGTAGATCTGGATGCTCTAAAGAAAGTGCTTCCCAAGCTCTCTGCATGTTGTTTTGTGGTAAATTATAATAATCCATTGGGATTTCAGATGCCGGACGAGAACAAAAAAGAACTGGTTAAAATGCTTACCGAGCATAATGTTCCTTTGGTGGAAGATGATGTCTACGGAAACATCTATTTCGGAGCAGGAAGACCGAAACCTTGTAAGTTTTATGATGAAGCAGGCATTGTGATGTGGGTAGGCTCGGTGTCCAAGACATTGGCTCCAGGGTTTAGAGTAGGATGGGTAGCACCTGGAAAATTTAAAGAAAAAATTATCCGCCAAAAATTGGTTCAGACGGTGAGCGGACCTTCTTTATTCTCGGATGTGATTGCTGATTTCCTTGCTCATGGAAGGTATGATCATCACCTAAGAATGTTCAGAAAAAAATTGTACGCCAACTACCTTCAGATCCAGAAATCGGTGATTGAATATTTTCCGGATAATACAAAAATCTCAGAACCCAAAGGCGGTTTTATGCTCTGGCTGGAACTGGATAAGAGAATCTGTACGGAAGATCTTTATGATTTGGCGGTCAGTCAGAAAGTAAACTTTGCCCCGGGAAGAATCTTTTCACAATATAATCAGTATCAGAACTGTATGCGTTTAAACTATGCATTAGAATGGACAGACAGAGTGGAAAATGATCTGGAAAAGCTGGGAAAAATGATAAAAAACAGAATTTAA